In Scatophagus argus isolate fScaArg1 chromosome 7, fScaArg1.pri, whole genome shotgun sequence, a genomic segment contains:
- the sh3gl3b gene encoding endophilin-A3b isoform X1 — MSVSGMKKQLHKASQVTERVRPGEGTHIWLLNEKLMGAEGTKMDEDFVKMEKSVAVIHSLLVELLSKTTEFLQPNPADRAKLNMLNTMSRIRGQGKSVGYPQTEGMLGECMVRYGQELGAASEFGGALSGVGEALQQVAQARDILDVTVKQTFIDPLQDLHNTELKEIRYQLKKLNGRRLDFDYKRRRRGKVPAEEVQQAWDKFITFKEVAERSMFILLQNDADQLSRLAALVAALLDFHRNAHCILLGLHGNLQARLTAASNKPERRFRSTKIRMRSEYNGSIGFFHQPSITAAACSADSKLVLDQPCCRAMYSFHPNHEGELDFNEGDIIILTNQIDANWYEGTLGGQSGLFPISYVDVLVPLPLP; from the exons ATGTCTGTGTCCGGGATGAAGAAGCAGCTCCACAAAGCCAGCCAGGTAACCGAGCGGGTGAGACCGGGGGAGGGGACTCACATCTGG ctgctgaacgAGAAGCTGATGGGAGCTGAAGGAACTAAGATGGATGAAGACTTTGTGAAGATGGAGAAG agcgTTGCAGTGATCCACTCTCTGCTGGTCGAGCTGCTGTCCAAAACTACAGAGTTCCTCCAACCCAATCCAG cagacagagcTAAACTGAACATGCTCAACACCATGTCCAGGATTCGAGGACAGGGGAAGTCGGTGGGTTACCCGCAGACAGAAGGCATGCTGGGAGAATGCATGGTGCGCTACGGACAGGAGCTCGGAGCGGCTTCTGAATTTG GTGGTGCTTTGTCTGGTGTGGGTGAAGCTCTGCAGCAGGTGGCCCAGGCCCGGGACATTCTGGATGTCACCGTCAAACAGACCTTCATCGACCCCCTGCAGGACCTCcacaacacagagctgaaggAGATCAGA TACCAGCTGAAGAAGCTGAATGGTCGCCGACTGGACTTTGACTACAAGAGGAGACGTAGAGGGAAAGTCCCAGCGGAGGAGGTCCAACAGGCCTGGGACAAGTTCATCACGTTCAAAGAGGTGGCAGAGAGGAGCATGTTCATCCTGCTGCAGAACGAT GCCGATCAGCTCAGTCGTCTGGCAGCTCTTGTGGCTGCGCTGCTGGACTTTCACCGCAATGCCCACTGCATCCTGCTGGGTCTCCATGGTAACCTGCAGGCAAG gCTGACGGCTGCCAGTAACAAACCAGAGCGACGCTTCAGGTCCACAAAGATCAGAATGAGAAGTGAATACAACGGCAGCATTGGATTTTTTCACCAGCCGTCTATCACAGCTGCAGCTTGCTCAG CTGACAGTAAGCTGGTTCTGGATCAGCCCTGTTGCCGGGCGATGTACTCCTTCCACCCGAACCACGAGGGTGAGCTGGACTTCAATGAGGGCgacatcatcatcctcaccaATCAGATCGACGCCAACTGGTACGAGGGCACGCTGGGCGGCCAATCAGGACTGTTCCCCATCAGTTATGTGGACGTGCTGGTGCCTTTGCcgttaccatga
- the sh3gl3b gene encoding endophilin-A3b isoform X2 — translation MSVSGMKKQLHKASQLLNEKLMGAEGTKMDEDFVKMEKSVAVIHSLLVELLSKTTEFLQPNPADRAKLNMLNTMSRIRGQGKSVGYPQTEGMLGECMVRYGQELGAASEFGGALSGVGEALQQVAQARDILDVTVKQTFIDPLQDLHNTELKEIRYQLKKLNGRRLDFDYKRRRRGKVPAEEVQQAWDKFITFKEVAERSMFILLQNDADQLSRLAALVAALLDFHRNAHCILLGLHGNLQARLTAASNKPERRFRSTKIRMRSEYNGSIGFFHQPSITAAACSADSKLVLDQPCCRAMYSFHPNHEGELDFNEGDIIILTNQIDANWYEGTLGGQSGLFPISYVDVLVPLPLP, via the exons ATGTCTGTGTCCGGGATGAAGAAGCAGCTCCACAAAGCCAGCCAG ctgctgaacgAGAAGCTGATGGGAGCTGAAGGAACTAAGATGGATGAAGACTTTGTGAAGATGGAGAAG agcgTTGCAGTGATCCACTCTCTGCTGGTCGAGCTGCTGTCCAAAACTACAGAGTTCCTCCAACCCAATCCAG cagacagagcTAAACTGAACATGCTCAACACCATGTCCAGGATTCGAGGACAGGGGAAGTCGGTGGGTTACCCGCAGACAGAAGGCATGCTGGGAGAATGCATGGTGCGCTACGGACAGGAGCTCGGAGCGGCTTCTGAATTTG GTGGTGCTTTGTCTGGTGTGGGTGAAGCTCTGCAGCAGGTGGCCCAGGCCCGGGACATTCTGGATGTCACCGTCAAACAGACCTTCATCGACCCCCTGCAGGACCTCcacaacacagagctgaaggAGATCAGA TACCAGCTGAAGAAGCTGAATGGTCGCCGACTGGACTTTGACTACAAGAGGAGACGTAGAGGGAAAGTCCCAGCGGAGGAGGTCCAACAGGCCTGGGACAAGTTCATCACGTTCAAAGAGGTGGCAGAGAGGAGCATGTTCATCCTGCTGCAGAACGAT GCCGATCAGCTCAGTCGTCTGGCAGCTCTTGTGGCTGCGCTGCTGGACTTTCACCGCAATGCCCACTGCATCCTGCTGGGTCTCCATGGTAACCTGCAGGCAAG gCTGACGGCTGCCAGTAACAAACCAGAGCGACGCTTCAGGTCCACAAAGATCAGAATGAGAAGTGAATACAACGGCAGCATTGGATTTTTTCACCAGCCGTCTATCACAGCTGCAGCTTGCTCAG CTGACAGTAAGCTGGTTCTGGATCAGCCCTGTTGCCGGGCGATGTACTCCTTCCACCCGAACCACGAGGGTGAGCTGGACTTCAATGAGGGCgacatcatcatcctcaccaATCAGATCGACGCCAACTGGTACGAGGGCACGCTGGGCGGCCAATCAGGACTGTTCCCCATCAGTTATGTGGACGTGCTGGTGCCTTTGCcgttaccatga
- the commd9 gene encoding COMM domain-containing protein 9, with protein MAATVAGEHFSNLQLLLKAPSKDAVRDVCVQSHRGPSRRLAETTAAAFSIPAAQAAQLVQSLHVLSHHVLFHNLSSPEQILRLFPESFHSSLKNLITKILLENSPTWRTEALGRQVSLPQLKELDWRVDMVTSSDSVSRMSVPTCLVQLKMEDPAAGGESVSTVTVELSRESLDTMLDGLGRIRDQLSVVAGK; from the exons ATGGCCGCCACTGTCGCTGGCGAACATTTCAGCAACTTACAGCTTCTCCTGAAG GCTCCGTCTAAAGATGCAGTGAGGGACGTTTGTGTTCAGAGTCACAGAGGACCGAGTCGGCGGCTGGCAGAGACCACAGCAGCCGCATTCAGCATCCCCGCAGCGCAGGCtgcacag CTGGTCCAGTCTCTCCACGTTCTGTCTCATCACGTCCTCTTCCACAACCTCAGCTCTCCAGAACAGATCCTCCGTCTCTTCCCGGAATCGTTCCACTCCAGTCTGAAGAACCTGATCACCAAGATCCTGCTGGAGAACAG TCCAACATGGAGGACAGAAGCTCTCGGTCGTCAGG tctctctccctcagctGAAGGAGTTGGACTGGAGAGTGGACATGGTGACCAGCTCGGACTCGGTCAGTCGGATGTCCGTCCCCACCTGCCTCGTTCAGCTCAAG ATGGAGGACCCGGCAGCAGGAGGCGAGTCGGTTTCCACGGTGACGGTGGAGCTGAGCAGGGAGTCTCTGGACACCATGCTGGACGGACTGGGACGCATCAGAGACCAGCTGTCTGTGGTCGCTGGGAAATGA